The Longimicrobium sp. sequence AGTCCGCTCCCCGAAGTGCCGCGCTGACGACGAAGATCCCGGACAGCAGAAGGCCGCTTGCGGCGCCCCACGCCGCAAAGCGCGAAAGCGACGTGCGCTCGAACCCACGGCGGCCCTCCATTCCCACGAGGATGCCGGAGAAGATGATGCCGGTGACAAAGCCGAGCGGAGCAAACAGGAGGGCGAACGGAAGATCGGAGTCGAGGCCGGGCACCCGCGCCAGCAGGAGCCCCGCAGCAAACCATGCCGCTGCCCAGGTGAGGCCCATCCCGATCGCCCCGCGGATGCGTCGCCACCACTTCTGCATGACTCCCTCTCGACGCTGAATCAGACGCGCTCGTCGCGCGCTGGTCGTAGAATGACAAGTACTTTGCAGCACAGAGTACAGTTCAGGTGAGTGGGGGTCAAGAGCCATTCACCGCTTGAGAAATATCGCGGCAGCCGCAGGGGAGTTCTCCCGCGGCTGCCCGTTTGTTCGACCACCTGATGCCAAGTTCCTTGAAACATACAGTTTACAACTTTTCTCGAAACTCGTGTCGATTTCGACCGGTCCCGTTCGTCGTATGAGTGAGGCCGCGAAAGGGCGCGGCAGCCGGTACGAACCGAAATCAGGAGAGAACCATGCGCTTCATGGTCATGATCAAGGCGACGAACGAATCCGAATGGGCCGTTCCGCCGACGCCGGAAGCATTCGCCGCGATGCAGGAGTACAATGCCGAGCTCGCGAAGGCCGGCGTCCTCCTCGCCGCCGAGGGGCTCGCCCCGAGCTCGAAGGGTGCGCGCGTGAAGTTCAGCGCCGACGAACGCACCGTCATCGATGGTCCGTTCACCGAGACCAAAGAGCTCATCGCGGGCTTCACGATCATCCAGGTGAAGTCGAAGGAAGATGCGATCGAGTGGGTGAAGCGCGTTCCGAACATCTTTCCGAACGGCGAAGCGGAGGTCGAGATCCGCAAGGTGATGGAGATCGAGGATTTCGGTGACGCGTTCACGCCGAACCCGGAAATCGCGAAAGTGAAGATCGGGTAGATGGGCAGACGACACGCATCGCTCGACGTCGAGACCCCGGTGCCGCCCCCCAGAACACGGAGATCTGGATGAGAAAGCTCAGGATTATCGAACACATCTCGCTGGACGGCGTGATCCAGCACTCCGCCGATGACGACGGTTTCCCCTACAGCGAATGGACCGCGCCCTATCGGACCCCCGCTGGCCGGGACGCGATGCTCGCTGCGTATGGCGAGCGCTGCGATCTGCTGCTTGGCCGTCGCACGTACGATCTCTGGTCGGGCTTCTGGCCGAAGGCGCCGAGCAGTCCGATGGCGGACCGCCTCAATGCGGCAACGAAGTTCGTCGCGACCCACCGTCCGGAAAGTCTCGAATGGGGCCCGGTCGAGGGCCTTGGACCGGACCTCCTCGAGGGCATTCGCCGCATCAAGTCGCAGGACGGCCCGGACCTTGTCCTCTCGGGCAGCTCCACGCTGACATCGACGCTGCTCGGGCATGGGCTTGCGGACGAAGTCCTGCTGGCCGTGTATCCCGTTCTGCTGGGCACGGGGAAGCGCTTCTTCGCGGACGGAACCCCGCCGCGCTCATTCGAGCTCGTCGGCACGCAGGCATTTCCGTCGGGCATCATATTCAGTACTTACAAGGTCGCCGGGCCTTTGAAGACCGGATAGCTCGACGACGCGACATCGTCGGTGAAAACCGGAAATCGTCAGGCACCCAGAACCCACCAATCACGGAGTGTCTCGATGGCCGAGAACAAGACCAGGCCCACCGACGCGAGCGTCGAGGACTACATCGCTTCGAGAGCCAGCGAGCAGCAACGGATCGACTGCCAGGAGATGATGGCTCTTCTCGAGAAAGTCACCCGGCAGCAGCCAAGGATGTGGGGACCCAGCATCGTCGGCTATGGCTCCTACAAGTACACCTACGACAGCGGGCGAACCGGCGAGTCCCCCCTGGCAGCCTTCGCCATCCGCGGCCGGGAGCTGGTTGTCTACCTGGTGGCCGAAGGAGAGGAGCAGGAGTCCCTGCTGAACAAGATTGGCAAGCACCGGATGGGCAAATGCTGTCTGTATTTCAAGCGGTTCGCCGATCTCGACAGGTCGGTGCTCGAGC is a genomic window containing:
- a CDS encoding YciI family protein; amino-acid sequence: MRFMVMIKATNESEWAVPPTPEAFAAMQEYNAELAKAGVLLAAEGLAPSSKGARVKFSADERTVIDGPFTETKELIAGFTIIQVKSKEDAIEWVKRVPNIFPNGEAEVEIRKVMEIEDFGDAFTPNPEIAKVKIG
- a CDS encoding dihydrofolate reductase family protein, coding for MRKLRIIEHISLDGVIQHSADDDGFPYSEWTAPYRTPAGRDAMLAAYGERCDLLLGRRTYDLWSGFWPKAPSSPMADRLNAATKFVATHRPESLEWGPVEGLGPDLLEGIRRIKSQDGPDLVLSGSSTLTSTLLGHGLADEVLLAVYPVLLGTGKRFFADGTPPRSFELVGTQAFPSGIIFSTYKVAGPLKTG
- a CDS encoding DUF1801 domain-containing protein — translated: MAENKTRPTDASVEDYIASRASEQQRIDCQEMMALLEKVTRQQPRMWGPSIVGYGSYKYTYDSGRTGESPLAAFAIRGRELVVYLVAEGEEQESLLNKIGKHRMGKCCLYFKRFADLDRSVLEQLVVDSISEARRRHG